A section of the Mangifera indica cultivar Alphonso unplaced genomic scaffold, CATAS_Mindica_2.1 Un_0013, whole genome shotgun sequence genome encodes:
- the LOC123205713 gene encoding DNA-directed RNA polymerases II, IV and V subunit 6A-like, whose translation MADDDYNDMDMGYEDEPLEPEIEEGAEEDVENNNNEDVPGEPIETEDKEDEEVKGARKTSKYMTKYERARILGTRALQISMNAPVMVELEGETDPLEIAMKELRERKIPFTIRRYLPDGSYEDWGVDELIVEDSWKRQVGGG comes from the exons ATGGCCGACGACGATTACAATGATATGGATATGGG aTATGAGGATGAGCCATTGGAGCCTGAGATTGAA GAAGGAGCCGAAGAGGATGTAGAGAACAATAATAATGAAGATGTTCCTGGAGAACCTATAGAAACTGAGGACAAAGAAGATGAGGAAGTTAAGGGAGCTCGGAAAACATCAAAATATATGACCAAATATGAACGAGCCAGAATCTTGGGTACCCGGGCTCTGCAGATCAG CATGAATGCTCCTGTGATGGTTGAGTTGGAGGGTGAGACTGATCCACTTGAG ATTGCCATGAAGGAGCTTCGGGAGCGAAAAATCCCATTTACGATTCGTCGCTACCTTCCTGATGGAAG TTACGAAGATTGGGGAGTTGATGAATTGATTGTTGAAGACTCTTGGAAGAGGCAAGTGGGTGGTGGTTGA